Part of the Mytilus edulis chromosome 9, xbMytEdul2.2, whole genome shotgun sequence genome, CTACCTGTTTCCATTTCTCTCATGTACatacaaatgttatttttaacattgccatataagcaaAAGGTTTaatttggctagccataaaaccaagttcaaccaactacttttttttcttaatttcatgaaccaagtcaggaatatggtaattcgaataattcaagccctttccatgtccgattttctcccacaagAGGGCTTGAACTCCTTATGACCATTGGCCGCGTCGGCTCCTCTATGTGAGAGAGAGCCAATCGGCGGCGATCAGGATAATGAGTCTGTGCAACTGTCTTGTAATAGTCTTACCAAACATgtgtgttcaattaacacaaatccgataataattaattaacatcaattaacatccggaactcctccttctctagctgccaatttaaatcaaatttccCATTTTGCATAGCGGTGTGAATTTTCTGGTTGACGGTCTAGAtcgaggaagacgttcaggcgttaatgtagcctttgtagatcagcggaatataatgactgaattattcgggttaggaATATGGTTGTTGTTATCTTATACCGGTAGTCTATTTCTATGTACACATGTTggcaaattatttgtttttaatggaGTTCAGTgttcattgttttcctctttcagttgatgcgtttccctcggttttagtatATAACTGGATATAGAACAGCTGTATATTTGTAGACACGTTTGCCTTTTCTATATACTATAGACAAACACAAGAAAAAGTTATCTTATAATACTGTACAAAATATTTggaaattaaaatctaataaGTTGGTTACGTACTTcagaatataaattatttacataaaaccTTTTAGAATGACAATTCTGAAAGTGCTTGAAACTTTaattagtccagtcaaactaagtttgaacctcaaactaattgcaacagaaaatgttttagttctaatctacaGCATTTAGCCCCAAATATACATacaaaaaagtcccataaaatctaacttgaggaaaacttaaaatcagcatttttaatttatggaaattaacattggaaagggaaataactccacaaaaaataattctttttttttgtcagtttttgattGGTAATGgttttcttaaaattcatgtaaaaaaatagatgatactttgatggggttacaTGTATAAGTTCGTTTTTGacttatataatcttctgctcatgaaatgtacaaaaccgaagtgttataggtacatgtattttaattttttttggcacattttttttttcataacagaaattgcaaatttatggcttaatgaccattttgaaaaaaatgtgaaaatttggtattgcaaaagttttattcaatttgagattctttaccttcaGGACCTTGACATgctgaaaaatttaataaatggtcaactaatgaattatgaagtctaggttgtagcttgataaaagatatgaaaataccTTTAGAATTGTTTGTTTTACTCTAAATATCTCccaaatcaataaaaatttatcTCTATAGGAATTTTAAAACCATGCTTTTTTTAGTTTTActtaagttagattttatgggactttttctgtgtatatttggggtataatacatcttatcgctaatcccggctgacccggccgcttgaacttttgacacatacaacaatcacttttccattgtggcgtcagatgttttgttttatgacgtcaagattttacaggaacctgtgtgatatccagtaatggcggacaaatagcgataaggtgtatgctaaagattaaaactttaaaatcttctgtTTCAATTACCTCAacgttagggtcaaatttatgttAAATTGACTGGACTAAATACATGTAGAGCCCAGATACAGTTataactagtcaaaacatttactaaattttatcatcggtataaagacatcattcgtaaatatagctcaacatgcagacttctaatacgttcaggtatttcacatccaattttttatggtaatattctttataaagcacaaaggtgtcagtattcacctcagaaacttacaaaacctttgaatagacttattaagaagggatataattacgatactgttgtcaagtcattaaagattgcatattttggcgttaatattgagtcactgataaggtctttgcatcggaactaaacacatttattctaaaatacagttgttggcatgacacgggttatgttcttctcatatatgttatgatgatatgaaactaaacccctaacgggaaggattgtgcttgatgttcatatgatgaaatcataatctttcagtcagtttcatttaagtctggagctggcatgtcagttaactgctagtagtctgttgttatttatgtattattgtcattttgtttattttctttggttacatcttctgacatcagactcggatttctcttgaactgaattttaatgtgcgtattgttgtgcgtttactttactacattggttagaggtatagggggagggttgagatctcacaaacatgtttaaccccaccacatttttgcgcctgtcccaagtcaggagcctctggcctttgttagtcttgtattattttaattttagtttcttgtgtacaatttggaaattagtatggcgttcattatcactggactagtatatatttgtttagaagccagctgaaggacgcctccgggtgcgggaatttctcgctacattgaagacctgttggtgaccctctgctgttgttgttttttatttggtcgggttgttgtctctttgacacattccccatttccattctcaattttataaactaAAGGTGTGTGAAACTGATGATATTTTCCAGTGAAAGACATGATAGGACAGTTCCGGGATACAGTAGTTAGTTATATCTGGCATGTGAATTTCATCACCACTTGACTAAAAATAAATGTAGGCATCATCACTTCCAACATGTCAAACATATGTCAAACGAACAAATGAAAAAGTTTGATCTTATACTGCACATAATTAAAATCTAATCAGTTTGTCATCCTTCCGTATTAAGTGTTGCAGGAATAGGGCTCTTCATGGTTaattcggccatattggataggggacAGATTTTATGGAAAGAGGTGGAAATAGTAAGAAAGTGTGGGAAATCCTATGCATGTTTCTAAGCAACTGCTCTGTTTAAATTTTTCACACTATTTTTACCTCCATTATGAAAATCTGTCCCCTATGCAATATGACCGAACTAACTGTGAAGAGCCCTTTTAAGAttattcaaatgtaaatatgGAACATCAATTATATCTTAACAACCCTATTGAATGACGATTATGGAAGTGCctgattttttaaaagaacagGGATACAAGCACACCTTCTATCCGGTAGATGATGTCATGAAGGCGTGCGAAATTGACGATATTTAATGTGAAATACATGATTTGAGAAATTAACTATTGGCTATTGCATGAAGTTAAATATTTATCAGTTGGACAGGTTTGCAGGTCTTTGTTCAGTTAGAGCTCCTTTTCATCAGTCGGACTAGTAATTTAGCATGAGTGGGGCACGTTGTCAAGAATTTCTCAAGTTAGATATTTATAAGTTTGTACaatgtaaatgtaaatatattgagTATctagcacaggcacttgtttctatccattggaaaaCCCACTATCAAACtcgtaaatatacgttgatagtgggtcttccaatggatagaaacaagtgcctgtggtatcTAGCCAACATACCACAAAAACCATGTAATGTATGACCTTCTCATGCTTGTTACTGCTAACAaggtaaatatttcatttaaccTTATTTGGTTAATACATTTCTCTCATGCTTCTTGTTTTATTCGCATGAAAGTTACAGTATTTCATTCTCaaagatcaatcaatcaatcaatcaaagatCAGAAGAACCCGAGACCTACCCCGTACCCGGCAAAATTTTAGTAAAGGTGAGGCCAATTTATAAGATTTGTCGTACATTTGATCGTGTTAAGAATATAATAATTATCACATTTAAAATTTGTATGCCAAACCTAGATATATACTTTTCCTGTCATCATTTGCAGCaaaaccaatatttcattttcgaACTATCAAATTACTTCCTCAGATGTCACTTCTAACCCGGAAGTGTTTGAAAGCAAAACTTCCGGATTTTTTAGTCCGCAAGTTTAGTTGGCGCGGTTTTCAAAAATCCAATATATATGCGATTTTTATTGTGGAACGTATATTTGTCTCCGTTTATGATCTTATCGGTCCactttatattatttattgaaaagtaaattCAAATCTGAATTCGCgatataatatataaagaaagattagaagatgtggtatgaggggggataggacctttatcgggactccgggatcgggtgtttttaagctcgggatttcgggatttaccccttcgggatccgggaattcctTTTTCcaaatttcgggatccgggatttaactttatttaaattcgggacctcgggatttcgtgtttttaagcccgggatttcgggatcaggacccctcctaccccccttCTGGTATgtctgccaatgagacaactcagtCTCCATAAAAGACTAGGCCCTAACAcaaaaatttacaactataggtcactgtacggccttcaacaatgagcaaagcacaaagcgcattagtccgagattactctgacgtccaacggctgttttgccagacaagctaccccagcttgtctggcaaaacatccgttggacgtcagagtaatctcggactaaaagcgcatagtcagctattaaaggccaggaaatgacaaatttaaaacaattcaaacgagaaaactaacggactaatttatgtacaaaaagtgaacacatcaacaaaaaccatcttattaactatcgagttgacctccgaaGATCTCCGATGGCTTATTTGATTTGTATTGAGTGGATTGACaacttatgttataaaaaaaaagaaggtcaGGATAAATTAAACTATCAAAAAAAGGTAAGACGgaaaagagtgaaaaataaaaaggcagggaCAGAGCGGAGTACAACTGAAAAAAATGCAGGAcgaatttttcatcctagccaataaaaaattaaactgtAGCTCCCTAGGGGATGCAAACATaaatacagatataaaaaaaatagaaagcgAAATcttgcaattggatttttctaggtctgtttaaaTTCGTATTATAGATTAAAACTATATGTTAATCGTAGTTTTTACCTGTATGGACACACACAATGCATGCATTATCTATCTGTAGCTAAAGGGTTAGCTGAAGTTCACACAAATGCGGAGTCAATGAGGTCGATTTTTtctcttgcaagtgaataattcaccATCAATGttttaagcttattttgacaaaaatgaacCAGACTgtctgctaaaagcgaattattatttcattattttactttcattaattattgaaaaaaaaatcatatttcaggTTTTTTATTTATCTCGTAGCTTGTGCAGCTTTTATATATTCTTCTTAATTTAAGATTAAATAAATTACCTTTTCCTTGATATGAACACAGATGGTCGCCAGTGACGACTCTATGACAgattttatccatcggatcaccagtgaTGGTTATACACggctgaaaacattttttgtatatataattcgtctgaATAACAGTCCAACAATGTTAGGTCTGTAAATTTGCGGAAAGTTTGAAATTCGAACACATGCCACTGAGAAATCGTGGCAGCAAATCGTTTTGCACTTGGCCCGGCGCGCAAGACCACCATAGCGGTTTAGGAATCTGACACGACGCAGGCGTTGTAGAAACGACGTCACAGAAGAAAGTGTTCGAATCCCACTCgaggaaaaacaaaaattttctaACCCAAATTTGAAGATCGAACATTTTGTTTGGTTAGGTTTGAGACAAATTACCGGTATATCGGTAAAATGATAGATCAGACGACTATACtagtatctattttttttattagtatagTCGTCTGAACTGTCATGTGCTTTGTTTATGTGACTTttggtgtttctttgatacatatgacgtggctctgtacttatacatcccgtcattgtgttgttgtACTATAGTAAATTTGTGTACTCTTGTCTTTAATGTTTCTTAATACTAGTATATTTGGTCTGTATGCCATAATACTTCTTTGTAACATATCTGTTTGTCTCTTAAGTGATAAAAGTGTTCTGcttgttgactgctgtacccctatttttgacatttttacttatcatgtctgttttgttcatacaccgttgtcaatataatggaatttatcatacaagtaagaggtttaacaagctttaaaaccaggtttaattcaccattttctacataagaaaatgtctgtaccaagtcatgaaatTGGCAGTTGTTAATTATCCATTCGTtggatgtgtatgagcttttgattttcccatttgattagggactttccttatATAATTgccctcggagttcagtgtttttatgattttacttttaccAATTGTGTCCTTTTCTCTGGTGATTTTTTGTGATTTCGCATAGTGTATGATGTATTCAAAGTACTAGAAGAAACGCTTATCCTATCGACGCATCCTGTCTGGTGCCTTTTTATACTTCATGTGATTCCCTCAGTTCTTGTTTGCTATCTTGATTTGTGTCATCCTGATAGGTGTTGGATATTTGGACATCGGTTGACTAGCTACTGTTTTCCTTCAAATAATAACTAGCATTTTGACTGCAAACGCTGGACAGATTTTAAATACCAACAGTCGATATATTTACTTATTGGTAccatactttatatataattagAAACCTGTTTTCTTAAGGATTATaaattttcaattctcaattttattagtagtTTTCTCGTCAATATAGCACTTTAAGAACTGTTATGTGTTTGTCGCTACTAATCTTCGTCGGTGTTTTATACAACAGGCATCGCCTTATGGTATGTAAATATAGTGCAAATGTCATGTTGTTACTTCAAaaaaatgtcatacaagtgagtgaCTTAGACAgatataaaatcaggttcaatctaATCCATCATTTTCATCGGGAAATGCATTCACCAAGTAAGGAATATAGCAGTTGGTTTGCATTTGTTGTGTTGGATGACAACATTAACAAGAATTGAGAGTTAATTGGTGCACGCACCAAATTTTTGGGCCGGAAATATGGAGGTTGGTTTTTGGTGttaaaaaagtgccaaatattatataaacaatctgTATGTTGAGGGTTATTTAATCCTCAATTGCCAGAACTGGTCCAATCCAACTAGTTATGATAATAATATGAAATATAACTTAATTGTGCAGTTGATGAAATCGAATATCTTTTAAGTGCAGTTGATGAAATTGAATACCACGTATATCATGTTACCTATAAAAACTACAGAGATCGTTAACGTTGAAAGTTAAGATGTCTTTATTATGATTCTTTTCTAAATGATGAAAACCGTATATAATAatcaaaaaagaatataaaaaagtgTTTTGAGAAAATAATGTATAACTATAAATCATTTCCCATGTGTCGACGACGAGTTGTTATAAAAACATGGTACCttaaattgtttacatttctAAAATTAATCTGGGTTGGGAAATCCCAAAAATACGGGTCACGCATTCTGTTCATAATCATGAACATTTATTGTTATCAATATTTGGCATATTCGTCATTGCTATAAATATTTGGCATCTTCTTCTCAtacaaaaatttattttaattaatttttagaaATCTTTAATTTTCATATACCACAGAAAATAATAATGTAGATCCGCAGAAACTCATGTAACAATCTCAAACGCATATCATATAATCATATATTcaatataaacataataattacaagaaaaagaaaaggaatcTGTTtaattaaaggggcattagctgtcaaataaTGTCCATCAATTTGACCcaaattctcatatttaatttacaatacatatatactaaaatgctaaaatgtaTATTCAAACTGCAAAAAgcccaaaagaaaaaagaaaaatttacagCGCATGAACTCATTAAGTATATCagcattttgtgtgtattttaggcGTCAtcttaatatgaggcaggcataacctgtgaatggggacgaagtctgtataatttttttttttgtaacttatatattcataaaaaaaagaaaccgaaataccgtaacgtttccgattttggttctggtgttagggattttacttgtgacgttatttagtTATGAAGTCATAttcaatataaacaaagaaacgcaatacACCAGGCAATGTTAATtcatatcaaagacaaagaatgattaaaaatgaaatatatgtagtataacgtaatcagagatcaatattttaattagattgggttaaacatgttagcggggtccaaaccctccccctaaggGAGACAGTGGTGTACCATATTTGACTATATCCACCTTATTCACATTCCATTTCAATTCCATGATATGCATCCCATTTAAACAGGTGATTCAACTTCATATAAGATCCTGAACGTTTAATGGTTttcaaaatcacatttaaagccaAATAATTATGTTGGATTAACTTATTTCTCACACTTGTATTCCAGTTTAGAATTTTGTTTACCTTTTTAGATTATCTAAATccaatcttataaaaattaaatttaaaatccGAAGAGTGAACACAGAAAATTATGAACAAAAATCCTAACAGATTTTAAAGTAAAACACTACCAGATATACTCCAAAATCATTTCTaatttttcatgtatattttcatGTAAAAGTCACACAAAATGTTATGAATGACTAATTTCTCCCCTTGTGCATTCGTGCCAATCTATTCTTGGAAAAAATAAGtcatattttaacatgtttaagacgCAAAATTGAATTGCATTTAAGAagtgaattgaaatgaaaatcaaaataaattatgcaATTTGAATCCAATAGATTTCAAACACTGAATAATACACAATGACAAAAAATGAAGGGTCTTATACAACGAATGCATAAAAAATgttaacagtagtataccgctgttcgaaagtcatgaatcgattgagagaaaaacacaaatccgggtttcaaactaaaaccgagggaaacacatcaactataagaggaaaacaacgaaacaacagaaacactaaagtgcaacaaaaaaaaacaaactaaaatgtaacacacacagaaacgaactataagataacaactgccattttcttgacttggtactggacattttaagaaaaaaaatagtgggttgtaactggttttgtggctagccaaacctcgcgcttttataaCTCTAAaaggacaacattacatgacaggactacagtataAATATCCATCTGAAAACTGAAACTAAAACCACCTAAATAGCTATATAATGCTTGTTTCACTGACAACTGGACAATACTATGTATAAGAGTTAAAATTTAAGATTCGTTTATTATGTATATTGGTTTAAATCTTACAACTTAACATGTTTAAatctccattttctacataagaaaatgcctgtaccaagtcaggaatatgacagttgttatcaattcgtttgaggtgcttgagcttttgacatttgattagggactatccgttttgaattttcatcggagttaagtttttttgtaatttttactcTTTTCTGTACACATCGGATCGAAAAACCAAGTCATGATATGAAAATCGTTTAGGGATTTGGTCTCTGTGCCGTTTTCGGGTTTCAAAAAGGTTCAAAGCGACCTTTAACCAAACTTTTTGTGTATTCATACGTGTCCTTCCTGTTCTAGTTGAGCGTTTATGTGCACAACCTTCGCTTGCGACAGACGAATCTCTAATTGTCATGCATTTTAATGTCTTTAAGACTGTCCAGTGTATTGCATGGTACCAATTAGAAATTCTAAAAAATCATATGTAAATCTACAATAGGAAGTACAAGACTTGTTTTAAAAATGATCCCTGTGTTGTCAACAGTTTCTGGTGATTTTGGCTTTGTTTGCTGTAACGATACTGTTGATAAACTGACCGATACTAACTGTTTGATCGATGGTACATTAATGGGACCATTTTTTCGGGACTTGGACACAAAAGCTGCGTTGTGTATACGACGTAGTGTCAATGTTGAACGTCACTGTTTATAGTTTGCTGTGATGGTGTTCATATTCTTAAAGGAATATGTTCGTTGCTATTCTGCGGACTTTTTGTCATGTCCTTtaccaataaaggcaacagtagtataccgctgttcaaaactcataaatccatggacaaaaaacaaaatcgtggtaacaaactaaaaccgagggaaacgcattaaatataagaggagaacaacgacataacaccgaaacgtaacacacacagaaacggaccaagcatcagacaaaacaccacgagaataacaaatatatcatgaaaaccaaatacatgaatttgggatagacaagtaccgtgccacgtcttatctcaatttctcaaaaataagagaaaacacaaacgactcaacgttaaaatgtaacacacacagaaacgaacaataatataacaatggccatcttcctgacttggtacaggacacttttaaaggggaataaaagtggtgggttgaacctggttttgtggcatgccaaacctcgcactttaatggcaaagttaaatataacattgaaatgacaacataatattacaggactacaatacaaattaatagaacatattagacaaagaaaaacatgattaatagataacaaaaagcatcaggtttaaaattcaatacgccaaaaacgcgccttgtccacacaagacttacaagtgacgcccagatataaaagatcgaaagtgaaaaaagtacaaagttgtacaacactgaagatcaaaagttgaaaagatttcgccaaatacggcattgtttttatgcccgggataagaacattcttattatatagaacaattcatgctattgcaaacagtaaattttatcaaatgaatatgaaagagatatacataaagaaactgaagtattaaccaagtcaggaatatgacagttgttatccattcgtatggtgtatttgagcttttggttttgccatttgcttagggactatccgaatttcggtatttttgttatattactttatataTGTTGAAATGTACTACTTATTATATTATTTACCTATGCGTTTCTCTGTGCTACGTGTTCTTAtgtttgtttgtgctgtattacTGTCACATCGTGTAGTTATTTTAGCGATATTTTAAAACATCGCATGCAAGCGGGAGTTTTGGCTAACCATCAAACCAGGTCCAATCCATCATTTGGTCTACAAAatgtactgtaccaagtcagtaatatagcagttgttatcaaagagtccgtttctgtgtaggttggcgtttgtttttgttgcacttcagtgtttctgttgttctgaggatttatgagttttttaacagcagtatactacggttgcctttatttaaagctGCAAATTTTGCTtcagtgttgtttttatttttctaaagataacataatataaatcaaaaagtGATTTCATTATATGTGTTCTGTAATGCCAAGATGTTCAACTCTTCTTCAATAACATAAACATACCAATTTCTATTCACCAGATAGAAATTGTGCCCGATATATGAGAACGACAGGAGACAGTTGATAAGAACAACGATTATCTGACACATGGCCATTTCATAGAACAGATTTTAATCAACACAACCTAAAGGTAAgctatcattattttttttcttaattactGTTAGGTATCTAAAAAACAAGGCCATAAAACAGAACACTTCGTGAGCATTATCACCTTGAGTGCATGCAATATCTACCGGTGGAAATAATGTTGCATATAAAACACCAATCATCTTTTATCTAAAGCCCAACATAATAAAACTTATTTATCGACTTTAAATATCTGAGAAGACACATATCAGAATGATACTATATTTCAGTTTCACCATTGGTTTCGCCTAATCTCTCATCCAATGATTTCTGAACTATCGGAATCGAGCCTGTAATGAAAATTGAACGGCATTATatgacaaatgaaaaattaaGCTGGTTTGTTAGTTGCATCAGAATACATCACGTTAAGTAGATGTTATTGGGTAAATGGACTCTTGTAGAGGTCCACAAATTTGTGAAATACTAGGAAAAAACAAGTCTATAAAAGGAGTAgagcttttaaaaaatattgttattccTAGTTAAGTTTTTGTCCAGTCAAGTTACTACTGAAAAAGATACAATGCCTTTTAGATGCTCACATAATTGAAGCATAGGGAAAACAGTTAAAACTAAATAGATGTTAATGATGTCATTAATGCTATTGAATCATATTTTGCAAAGTTCACGTTATCATTCAATTAAAACGTTGATCATGATTGAAGGTGAAAAGTTAGGTACACATGTatgaatttaaacaatatatgGATATATACTAGTCCATTTTATTCCAGATAAGCTGATACCTTATCTTTGCTTGGTAAGATGATGAGCTTTATCGGAAGTGTAGATTGAAATTTGACAATACAAGTGAAGTGATCCCTTTATTGCTTTTTACAATATAGTCTTGACATTATTTGTTAGACTTACTGTTTTTCACATATGAATTTTATTCCAACTTGACACGAAATGTCATTCCATTTTATGCCGACAGATCCAAAGTCACGTAATTGTAAACAGTCTTCGTCTCCACCATTGTTGCTAGGGTTAGTTGGTCCCCATGCGGTATAAGTAAACACTTTGTCGGTTGATGCCCATTGCCAAGTGCCCTCAATAATATCATCTCTACCGCCTAACCAATATTCATTAcctataataatgataataacaataacaaacaaCTTTCTCCCAATACAATCCCAAGAAaccaataaaaaagaagaagaaaacattTAGAGTGCAAGTCAACATCAATTCAGTATTCTCAGTTTGAAACCATACTAAAATGTCCATGCGTTGATATTTTTAACGAATTTATTCTATATATTGAGTATAATCGTGCCATCATTTTGGTAATTTTCATAATTCCAATAGACCATTGGTTGCAGTGTTCCATCACAGATGTAATAAACACTTATTGATGTATATCCCCAGTTGTTTTATTAGATAGATAAAACACTTTCAAGATAGTAATACAAATAGCTATACTAAAGACTTGTGCTATTTGAAAGTCATATTCCTAAGCTGAAATACATACATAAAAATGGCCTGTTAATGAGAATAACACTTATAAATGTTAGGTGTCAGCTGGTC contains:
- the LOC139488415 gene encoding C-type lectin domain family 4 member E-like, whose translation is MACFQYLSLVCCIIFLHAAGVKSECHLGWNHFEDSCYMFSKDALNWYLAESSCRGHGARLAEVTTKAQSDYLISMVKILNNGNEYWLGGRDDIIEGTWQWASTDKVFTYTAWGPTNPSNNGGDEDCLQLRDFGSVGIKWNDISCQVGIKFICEKQLDSDSSEIIG